One Candidatus Dadabacteria bacterium genomic region harbors:
- a CDS encoding SurA N-terminal domain-containing protein: protein MGTGLKENRNSWVARTIVTLLALTFIVGLGYTGGFGGGPSAGVAVTVNGDSVPFSYYRLIRQSVYNSQTADADRVTLEMQDGITRFALAVIVERKLLAQKAREMGLRVPDSSIRDAVVTNPSFQLDGEFAGADYYRRVVESAMGMTVSQFEDALRDEHLASRMLEIARASSGATELEVETVIEAAGNAATDEFRESARTDMEQEAERGVRVISWWVGELRSGADIEVNEEILR from the coding sequence GGACAATAGTAACATTGCTCGCGCTCACATTCATTGTGGGTCTCGGATACACGGGCGGCTTCGGCGGCGGCCCCTCCGCGGGCGTAGCCGTAACCGTCAACGGCGACTCCGTTCCCTTTTCCTATTACCGGCTCATACGCCAGAGCGTCTACAACTCGCAGACCGCCGATGCGGACAGGGTTACCCTTGAGATGCAGGACGGGATAACCCGCTTTGCGCTCGCCGTCATAGTTGAGCGCAAACTGCTTGCCCAGAAGGCGCGCGAGATGGGCCTCCGCGTACCGGACTCAAGCATTCGCGACGCCGTAGTAACCAACCCCTCCTTTCAGCTGGACGGCGAGTTTGCGGGGGCGGACTACTACAGGCGGGTGGTTGAGAGCGCAATGGGCATGACGGTCTCCCAGTTTGAAGACGCGCTCAGAGACGAACATCTGGCTTCAAGAATGCTGGAGATTGCGCGCGCCTCCTCCGGCGCGACCGAACTTGAAGTGGAAACCGTTATTGAGGCCGCGGGAAACGCGGCGACTGACGAGTTCAGGGAAAGCGCGCGCACGGACATGGAACAGGAGGCGGAGAGGGGAGTGCGGGTTATTTCCTGGTGGGTTGGCGAACTCCGCTCCGGAGCGGACATTGAGGTCAACGAGGAGATTTTACGTTGA